A DNA window from Coffea arabica cultivar ET-39 chromosome 6c, Coffea Arabica ET-39 HiFi, whole genome shotgun sequence contains the following coding sequences:
- the LOC113692883 gene encoding uncharacterized protein: protein MAGGGNFIHRVMSYVANELIVNGLANSPAFQRFAVRTSKRIENVSVKAAEVKKKVSEQVAKNIESFKNE from the exons ATGGCTGGAGGAGGAAATTTCATCCATCGAGTCATGTCTTACGTCGCCAACGAGCTCATCGTGAATGGCCTCGCGAACAG TCCTGCTTTCCAAAGATTTGCAGTTAGGACATCGAAGAGGATAGAGAACGTTTCTGTCAAAG CTGCAGAGGTGAAGAAAAAAGTTTCGGAGCAGGTGGCCAAAAATATCGAG TCCTTCAAGAATGAGTGA